The genomic DNA ATCTACCTCTGTCCGGAATATGCTCAAGATTATACAGCGAAAAAACAATGTCAAAGCTGTTATCTTCAAACGGCATATCTTCGCCCGAGCAACCGACGACCGAATGGGTTTTGACCTCTAGCCGCTCAAGCAGTTTTTTCGCCTTTGTTAAACCAATTGAGTGCGCTGCGTGAAGCACCATCGGCAGGTCCGATACGACCAGATTATCAGTATGACTTGCCAGATACGCTCCGCCGAACGCATTTCCGCATCCGATCTCAAGCAGCGAGGCCACTTCGCCGATCTCGACCCGTTCGCAGATCATTTCCATCTCGGCCATTCGCCATTTTGTGTGTCCGCCCCACGTTTGCAGATCCGGCGATGCCGAGAGTGTAGTTACAAAGTGTTCAAGCCAATCAGCGTGTTTGTCACTAAGCATAAGACCCTCTGATCGTCGCAATGACATGATCGACCTGTTCGTCCGTCAGGTACGGACTGATCGGTAAGCTGAGTATCGTGCGATGAATTTCTTCAGCGATCGGAAAATCACCTTCGTGAAACTTCAGGTTCTCATAGGCGTCTTGTAGATGCGGCGGTATCGGATAATGGATCAGGTTTCCTACACCGTTTTCGTTCAGATAATTCTGTAGCTTCTGGCGCTCTTTCACACGGACAACAAACAAATGCCAAACCGGCTCGGTTTCGTCCAAAACAAATGGCAAGATCAGATCAAGGCCTGTTAGCCGTTCGAGGTAAATATTAGCGATCTCGCGTCTTCGCGCATTATGCTTGTCAAGATTCGAAAGCCTGACGCGCAAAAAGGCGGCTTGGAGTTCGTCCAAACGGCTGTTATAACCCTTGATCTTGTTGACATATTTGGACGTAGTACCATAGTTTCTGAGGCTTCGCAGCCTAACCGCCAGTTCTTCATCATCGGTCGTTATAGCACCGGCGTCCCCAAAAGCCCCGAGGTTCTTGCTCGGATAAAAGCTCCACCCGACCCCGTCTTTTGATACACCGATTTTTCGCCCTTTGTAAATTGCCCCGTGAGCTTGTGCCGCGTCTTCAATTACTTTCAGGCCATAATCGTCCGCGATCTTTTTGATCGGATCAAGATCCGCGGCCTGTCCATATAGATGGACCGGCATAATGGCCTTGGTCCTAACGGTGATCGCCGCAGCGATCTTTTTAGGGTCAAGATTGTAACTTCGAAGATCAGGCTCTACCGGTACTATTTCCGAACCAGCATAGGACACGGCAAGCCAAGATGCGATATAAGTGTTTGACGGAACAATGACCTCGTCGCCGCGGCCAATGCCGTAGGCCCTCAACAGCAAATGCAGAGCGTCAAGGCCGTTTGCACAGCCAACGGCGAATTTAGCTCCGCAGTACGCCGCGAACTCGATCTCAAACGCCGACACTTCCTCCCCAAGAATGAACCATCCAGAGTCCATCACCCGTTGATACGCCGCGTCAAATTCGACTTTAGATTCTAGATAAGATCGCTTGAGTTCGAGGAATGGGACGTTCATCATTTCGTCTCGTTCATGGCGAATTTGAAATCGTCATATTCGCGATAATAGTCGGCCTCGTTATAGTTCTCCGACGCAAGCGCCATGCAAACCGAGCCCGAAGAAAAGTTGTCGATCTCGCGCCAGAGTAATGGAGGTACAAGTAATCCATAATATGAGCGGTTCAAATGATGCGTTTGCCGTGCGATTCCGTCGTCGAGCGTAACATCAAAACTTCCGCTGACCGCGATGATGAACTGATAGCACGTTTTGAGTGCGTGCCCGGCCCGGCTCTCACCGCCGGGCACATCGTATAGATAAAAAATTCTCTTTAGATCGAATGGCACATGTCGGCCACTTTCAATAAATGTAAGATTGCCACGCGGATCGGCGATCTTGGGTAGTTCGATTATTCTGCAATCGGAAATGGACATAAGAATCGTTTGAGCGATTTCTGATTATAGCTTAATCGATGAATTGTTGGAACCAGAGTTCGAGCATTAGCAGGGACCAAAGCGGTGTCGCATAATCGGTCTGTCCGGAAAGATGTTCGTCAATCATTTTCTTGATCGCTTTTCGTTCGAAAAGGCCACGATTGGACAACTTTTCGGATAGCAGGTTCTCGATCATATAATCTTTCATATATCCGCGAAGCCATCGGCCGATCGGTACACCAAAGCCCATTTTCCGCCGGTAAACCACGTCACTCGGCACCAATCTGGCTGCGACCTTTTTCAAGAGCGATTTCGGACGAAACCTACTCATCTTTTGGCCTTCCGGCAGGCTAGCGGCGAATTCGATCAATTTATGATCGAGAAATGGGGAACGAGCCTCTAGAGAGTTAGCCATCGACGCGATGTCGACCTTTACGAGAAGATCGTTCGGCAGATATGTCATTTGGTCAGTCAACAAAGTCGCATCGACCGACCCTAGACCTGTCGAACTCATGTACCATTTATCCATTAGCTCGAACGCATCATTCGAAGCGATCTGTTCGCTAAACGCCGAAGTATAGACCAAAGGCTTGAACGCCGGCTTAAAAACGGACATCCAGCGAAAATACCGTTCCGACATTTCCTCATTGGCCGACGTCAAAAACCGCTGAACGTCACGGATCCGCGTCTTTTTGAGCTCAGACGAAGGCAGAAAATTGATCGGGGCTTCGATGAAAGTTCGCCGCAGCGGTTTTGGTATTTTTTTATAAACCTCGGCGATCTCCATCGCCATATAACGCTCATAACCGGCAAAGCTCTCGTCGCCGCCGTCGCCGTTCAGAGCGACGGTGACGTGTTTTCGCGTCTCTTTTGACACGTAGTAGGTCGGTATCGCGCTTGAGTCGGCATATGGCTCGCCGTAGTGGTCGACGAGCGTCGGGATTACATCAACCGCATTTGGACGGACGATAAACTCGTTATACTCGGCCCCGACGTGTTCGGCTACGCGTTTGGCGTATTTCAATTCGCTAAAATCCTGCTCCTCGAAACCGATCGAAAATGTCTTGACGGGCGTCGAACTCTCCTGAGCCATCAACGCCACTACCGCCGACGAATCAACGCCTCCCGACAAAAACGCTCCGAGCGGCACTTCCGAGATCATTCGCATCTTCGTCGATTCACGCAGTATTCGGGTGGTCTCGACTATCGCTTCTTCCTCAGTGATCTTTATTTTCTTAGAGAAATTCGGCAGCCAATACCGCCGCGTTTCGATCTCTCCGCTTTTCCATTTGAGCCAATGCCCGGGCTCGAGCTTGCGGATCTGCTTGAACGCTGTTTGCGGAGCAGGCACGCAAAGATACGACAAATAGCTGTCTATCGCTTCGTAATCGACCTCACGCGTGATCGAAGGATGCTGGAGCATCGCCCTGAATTCCGATCCGAAGATCAGATCGCCGTTCGCCTGATGCGAGTAAAGTATCGGCTTTTTACCCACGCGGTCGCGTGCCAAAAAAAGCGTTTTCTCCGTCTGGTCCCAGATCGCGATCGCAAACATTCCTCGCAGATGCTGCAAGCAATCGACGCCGTATTCGTCATACAAGTGAATGATCGCCTCGGTATCAGATTTTGTATAAAACTTATGCCCGCGTTGCTCCAGGCCACGACGCAGTTCCTGATAATTATAGATCTCGCCGTTAAAAACGATCCATTTCGTCCTGTCGGCATTGTGAATTGGCTGCTTGCCGCTCGCCAGATCGATAATAGCCAAGCGCCGCATAGCCAGGCCTACATTCTCATGAACATAGAACCCGTCATCGTCCGGCCCCCGATGCTCGATCGCCAGGTTCATCGCCGCCAAAACCCCACGATCCGCCCCCCTCGACCCCTTATTTACAAAACCAGCAATTCCACACATTTAAATTCTAGATCCGTTTTCCACTCTCCCCCCAAACTGTGCAAATCGTCGTTTCTCATTGGCGATTCGCAGGAATTTGCGGTTCTCTTGTTTTTCGCGATAAAGCGCCCACCCGACCGAAATAAAGATCAAAAGAAAAACTTGGATCTGCGTCCGCTGCCTATATGCCGTCCCGACATTTCCCTGAAAAAGCATAAACAACAGTAAGCAATGTCGAAAAGATCAATATCGGAACGGCAGGACGCAGGCGATGCCGAAGCGGCTGTTTTCAAACCGTTCGATCGACGCAAATCTATCGAAATCGCTGGTTGCCGTTTGCACCAACCCGAGGTACATAAACGCCCCACTAACTATCAGAACAACTAATACTCTTCGTAAAATTGACGACGTCGTCGTACCCAGACCTATCACAATACTGCCGAACACAGCTGCTGCAACCATGTAGAAAACATAGAATCGAAGGGATAAAATAGCCAGTAAAGAAAAAATAAGTAACGCCGCCGATGTAGGATTTAGTTTCTTTTGAATCTCCAGTACCATCATCATAGTCAATATCAAGAAGAAAATAATAAATCCGTCCTTCAGAAACTGTGACGACCAAACGATCATCGATGGAAAGAAAGCGATACAAATTGCCGAATATCGCGAAACCCGCTGATTACCAAATACACTCTTCGCACACCAATAGATAGTTGGAACGGTTGCTGCTCCAAAAAACGAGCTGACGGCTTGCCCGACAAGCATATTGGGGCCGAACGCCCAATATAAGACTCCCGAAAAATAGTTCATTCCCCAACCGGGCCCGCCTATCCGCATTAAAAATCTTGTCGTCGGAGTGGACGCGTCCATTGTGCCGCTCCAAACCGATGAGATGATCCTGCCGATCTCGACATAACCGCGAGCATCCGGCCCAAAAAAATCAAAGAGATCGAATATGTTGATAATGGCAGCCAACAATAAACGAATAAGTAATGCCGTCACAAAAAGGTTAGTGAGAAAGGGCACATCATCGTCAACCTTACGGATAACTAGGATCATGCCCACCGAGAGAACCGCCACGATCACGATGGCGATAGCTCCTTCAGGCATCGCAATAAAGCAATAAGCGATCGCGGTTATTGTAGCTAAGATAACTAAAAGGCGGTTCATTGAAGTGGTTCAGCAGGATGGGTGACGCCTACATATACTAGGGAGAGTGGCTACTTTTCTAAGTAGCCCGCATAGTAAGTGCTAAGGTATTCATTAAGACAGACTTTCCAATCACGCATTATATTGCATTTACGTATATCAAGCTTCTTGTTAATAAGCCTCTCGCTCGGTGGACGAACGGAAAAGAATTCTTTTGCAAAATACTCCGAATTAACCGGTATGACTTTTA from Acidobacteriota bacterium includes the following:
- a CDS encoding DegT/DnrJ/EryC1/StrS family aminotransferase, producing MNVPFLELKRSYLESKVEFDAAYQRVMDSGWFILGEEVSAFEIEFAAYCGAKFAVGCANGLDALHLLLRAYGIGRGDEVIVPSNTYIASWLAVSYAGSEIVPVEPDLRSYNLDPKKIAAAITVRTKAIMPVHLYGQAADLDPIKKIADDYGLKVIEDAAQAHGAIYKGRKIGVSKDGVGWSFYPSKNLGAFGDAGAITTDDEELAVRLRSLRNYGTTSKYVNKIKGYNSRLDELQAAFLRVRLSNLDKHNARRREIANIYLERLTGLDLILPFVLDETEPVWHLFVVRVKERQKLQNYLNENGVGNLIHYPIPPHLQDAYENLKFHEGDFPIAEEIHRTILSLPISPYLTDEQVDHVIATIRGSYA
- a CDS encoding glycosyltransferase family 39 protein, yielding MNRLLVILATITAIAYCFIAMPEGAIAIVIVAVLSVGMILVIRKVDDDVPFLTNLFVTALLIRLLLAAIINIFDLFDFFGPDARGYVEIGRIISSVWSGTMDASTPTTRFLMRIGGPGWGMNYFSGVLYWAFGPNMLVGQAVSSFFGAATVPTIYWCAKSVFGNQRVSRYSAICIAFFPSMIVWSSQFLKDGFIIFFLILTMMMVLEIQKKLNPTSAALLIFSLLAILSLRFYVFYMVAAAVFGSIVIGLGTTTSSILRRVLVVLIVSGAFMYLGLVQTATSDFDRFASIERFENSRFGIACVLPFRY
- a CDS encoding WxcM-like domain-containing protein, whose translation is MSISDCRIIELPKIADPRGNLTFIESGRHVPFDLKRIFYLYDVPGGESRAGHALKTCYQFIIAVSGSFDVTLDDGIARQTHHLNRSYYGLLVPPLLWREIDNFSSGSVCMALASENYNEADYYREYDDFKFAMNETK
- the asnB gene encoding asparagine synthase (glutamine-hydrolyzing); this encodes MCGIAGFVNKGSRGADRGVLAAMNLAIEHRGPDDDGFYVHENVGLAMRRLAIIDLASGKQPIHNADRTKWIVFNGEIYNYQELRRGLEQRGHKFYTKSDTEAIIHLYDEYGVDCLQHLRGMFAIAIWDQTEKTLFLARDRVGKKPILYSHQANGDLIFGSEFRAMLQHPSITREVDYEAIDSYLSYLCVPAPQTAFKQIRKLEPGHWLKWKSGEIETRRYWLPNFSKKIKITEEEAIVETTRILRESTKMRMISEVPLGAFLSGGVDSSAVVALMAQESSTPVKTFSIGFEEQDFSELKYAKRVAEHVGAEYNEFIVRPNAVDVIPTLVDHYGEPYADSSAIPTYYVSKETRKHVTVALNGDGGDESFAGYERYMAMEIAEVYKKIPKPLRRTFIEAPINFLPSSELKKTRIRDVQRFLTSANEEMSERYFRWMSVFKPAFKPLVYTSAFSEQIASNDAFELMDKWYMSSTGLGSVDATLLTDQMTYLPNDLLVKVDIASMANSLEARSPFLDHKLIEFAASLPEGQKMSRFRPKSLLKKVAARLVPSDVVYRRKMGFGVPIGRWLRGYMKDYMIENLLSEKLSNRGLFERKAIKKMIDEHLSGQTDYATPLWSLLMLELWFQQFID